The Desulfovibrio sp. TomC genome segment ACTACAACTTGTATTGCAATTCCTTTTAAGATTACTGAGCCTCCGATCCTAGAGGAGACAGATAAAACTACCGACATCACTCACGAAAATTTTTCGAATCTAAAAATACTTATCGCTGAAGATGACTACGTTAACCAATTGACAATATCTAGCTTCGTTAAAAGAATTGGTCACATTCCATTATGCGCAAAAGACGGAGTTGAAGCTTTAAAGTTGCTAAAATCTGAAAATTACGATTTAATTCTGATGGATATACAAATGCCGAATCTTGATGGAGTAGAAACGACTATAGCGATAAGGAATTCAAACAAAAACTTCTCCAAAATACCTATTATAGCTCTGACTGCTCATGCTATGGCTGGAGACCGAGAAAAATTTTTGGCCCATGGCATGGACGGCTACTTATCAAAGCCAATCATCCTCGAAGACTTAAAGAACGCAATAGATCAAATATTTAGCCCAGACACAAGCGCTTAAGCTTTACAAAACGTACAAGTGAAAAAGCCCACGCCCCAACTTGGACCACGTGGGCTTTCACTTTTCGTTACCGGAACAAACTACTTCTGCTCCAGCACAATCTTCCCTTCTTCCAGGCAGGACACCTTGAATTCGTCGCCCAGGGTGAAACCATAGTTTGACAAAAGGGTCGGGGACAGGCGAAGTCCAGTGGTTGAGAACTTCACATTTCCAGAAACCGCCCGAGTCTCCATCCCTTCGATCTTATAAAACTTTTCATCCATCTGCATCAATTTCAGGAGATGATTTTTCAAAGTCACCTTATCAATCCCGAAAGAATCAATGATCTGCTGAGCGGTCTTGTTTCCGATAATCAAAGTGCGAAGTTTCACCGCATCGAATTTCGATTCTTTTCCAGGCATGGGTAGCGTCTCCTTAGGATTTAATGTCAATGTTCGAGAGTAAACTGTACTGAAAAAACAAAGGATGTCAATACAATCAATTTCGGAAGAGTGGCTAGATATGGATAACGGCGAGGTCGAATTTGTCACCTGAATTCAAACTTATGTCGCTCCAAAAACGCGGGCAACCGCGCATTTGAAAAGTTCATTATACCGGATGATTATATTGGAGACACTCCCCTCCCCCTCCAACTTGACCCTGGACCGCCAGCTTCACGCCCATTTACAAGAAACAGGACCTAAAAATGGCAGATTCCTGCCATCCGGCACCAACCATTTCCAGCACATTTCACCAAAATCAATTTATTCAACCGAAATTACAGAAGAAAACTTCAAATGACACGACACACTTACTACACTCCCAAAAGACCGATTTCCCACTCCATCTGCTGAAAATCGAAAAATGCAGCAACCTGCAAAACATAACTACTTAAAATAGCCATATTTTTTTCGGAGCAAACAGCTCAAGCACCCCATGGGGGAATTTTGGGGGTTGGACTCCTTCCCCGGACACCCCCTGGATTCGCGCCCTAGGCCCCCTTCCTGGGGTTTTTCCCTAAAGCTCCCCCCTTTGTCTCACCCTGGTCCCAAATCCCAGGGAAGCCCCGTATACTCTCAATGTCCGTTTCCAGTGCCTGCCGTCCCAACCACTCCACCTTCCCCGTGACCTGGCCCCAGCACCGAGGGTATTTTTCCCCTTGAACCTGTAACCGCAGGTTCTTGCGGTACTTGCTCGTCTTCTTAATGAAAAATGGAGGTAAATCCAATGGTTGAGAATCCCTTTGGCCCCGTCTTTATCCCTGGCGCACCTGACCTCGGTCCTGATCCTGAACGTGAAGAGATGCACGACTCCTTCGAGCGGATGTCGCCGGCCGACCAGGAACAGTTCGTCCAAGAGATGAACGACGCTTCCGACGAGTAAGTTTTATGCCGACTTCGCAGGGTGTTAGCAATAGCATCCTGCGAAGTTTCTTCACCTATCACTTCTTCTTGAGCAACTTCTTAAACAGAGAACATTCCTGACAACCTTTATAAAAACAAAGGCCAAAACTATGGAGAAAAATCATCAAGACCTTCTTGATCTAAAATCGGAGATAATCAATGGATTTCATCCAATTGAACAACTTTTCAAGATCATGAGCAAACAATCTGAAGGAATCCATGACGATATGACCCGTTCATGTGCAGAGGTAGGTTTAGAACTATGTAAAAGCTTTCGATTCAAACTCGATGCCCTTCTAACCACTCAAGAACAGGAGCAAGAAGATGACCAGCGATAACGAATGGAATCTGATTTATTCGTATACCAGGGCACAAGCAATCGAGGACGGGGTTCTAATCGATGTCACCGACGCGGCCAAGGGAGTCGGGTTCAAGGTGCATACTGTCGTAACCGCTACCCTTTACAACGGATACGTCGAACCACCCACCGGGCTGACAGGCGAGGGTCAGTCCACAGCTGGCCGCCTCCATGATCTGCTGTTCCTAGTGCTCTGTGCAGCCAGAAAGAATCACGCCGGCGCGGATCGAGCGACAGTCCGGGTCGCATTCCTCATGGCCCCTGGGAAAACGGAGACGGTGGACGTCATCGTGCACATTGGTCCTGGTGATCAGGGGGAGCCAGTTCTGACCTTGATGTTGCCCGAGGATGATTGAATGTTGACGGGGGCAATCCCCGGTCACTTCTGGATCAGTACCCTGGCCATGGTCAGGATCGCTCGCACTTGCTCTTCACTGGCCCCGGCCAGCAACTCCAGAAGTTCCTTCTGCACCTGTTCCCGCGTCATGCCGACATCCCCGAGGTCAAAGAGGGATGCCAAATCTTCCTCGAGTGCGGCGGATAATCTTTCGATATTCACCAAGGTCGGATTCCCCCTACCCCTCTCGATCTCCCCAACGCTTTGGAGGGACAGCCCCGCCCGCTCCGCAAGCTGCTCCTGGGTCATGTCCTTTGCCCGGCGCAATGCCCGGACACGTTTCCCGAAAACCTTAAGAATCTCGCCCATGGAACCGTCCTTTTCGGACAGTCTAGGGCTAGCGAGTC includes the following:
- a CDS encoding DUF6573 family protein, whose product is MTSDNEWNLIYSYTRAQAIEDGVLIDVTDAAKGVGFKVHTVVTATLYNGYVEPPTGLTGEGQSTAGRLHDLLFLVLCAARKNHAGADRATVRVAFLMAPGKTETVDVIVHIGPGDQGEPVLTLMLPEDD
- a CDS encoding helix-turn-helix domain-containing protein, with translation MGEILKVFGKRVRALRRAKDMTQEQLAERAGLSLQSVGEIERGRGNPTLVNIERLSAALEEDLASLFDLGDVGMTREQVQKELLELLAGASEEQVRAILTMARVLIQK